The following proteins are co-located in the Hyalangium minutum genome:
- a CDS encoding alkaline phosphatase D family protein, whose protein sequence is MRLFLGPVLYAETQTDPESWSFSVNLLLSGTDTAKAPPLRLAFRDAQGQELGTVSGPTLAADFSALEEPWACVSWKWTVRLTRLSVEQRVSYRFDPASPSVEWRMDDVKDVLVPARGDLPRCAFFSCNGVSHLKGWATLDRPFALWEEMRRQQEHDAGFHVLLGGGDQLYTDSLWYTNPTLARFQKLSRAQRLNSPAPEGLEAELLRDYVRVYIERWSEQGIGSMLARVPGLYTWDDHDIMDGWGSLEELQESPVLRALYGAAARVFEAFQLGGLRGDVKARRDPGAAHYFQAHTFSGDACDLDVVLLDLRSGRTSRTLASGKLDHTILSEAQWAAFDAWRKEHTARATQRNKPRHVLIISSIPIVYMRFRPGVESGAALVDKRDDLLDQWESVIHRGERTRLMMNLFELAKDSCCSVTVLSGDAHVGSRALIRSRNVRHLHPGHAEVYLEQVTSSGIVHPPPSALELMGMRALANDVPEELPGHLRTELLPVGGDLYLRERNWISLRVTEGQSSRSPKLWLKWEAEHTHVDVQVVVEPPARRA, encoded by the coding sequence ATGAGACTGTTCCTGGGGCCCGTCCTGTATGCCGAGACTCAGACGGATCCGGAGTCTTGGAGCTTCTCGGTGAACCTACTGCTCTCGGGCACTGACACCGCGAAGGCCCCGCCGCTGCGGCTGGCCTTCCGCGATGCCCAGGGCCAGGAGCTCGGCACCGTGTCCGGCCCCACCCTGGCCGCGGACTTCTCCGCGCTGGAGGAGCCCTGGGCGTGTGTCTCCTGGAAGTGGACGGTCCGGCTGACGCGCCTCTCCGTGGAGCAGCGGGTCAGCTACCGCTTCGACCCTGCGAGCCCGTCGGTCGAGTGGCGCATGGATGACGTGAAGGACGTGCTCGTGCCCGCCCGGGGAGATCTGCCCCGGTGCGCGTTCTTCTCGTGCAACGGCGTGAGCCACCTCAAGGGCTGGGCGACGCTCGATCGCCCCTTCGCGCTCTGGGAGGAGATGCGCCGCCAGCAGGAGCACGACGCGGGCTTCCACGTCCTCCTCGGCGGAGGCGATCAGCTCTACACGGACAGCCTCTGGTACACGAACCCCACGCTGGCCCGTTTCCAGAAGCTCTCTCGGGCGCAGCGGCTGAACAGCCCCGCCCCCGAGGGCCTGGAGGCGGAGCTGCTCCGCGACTACGTGCGCGTCTACATCGAGCGCTGGAGCGAGCAGGGCATCGGCTCCATGCTGGCGCGCGTCCCGGGGCTCTACACCTGGGATGATCACGACATCATGGACGGGTGGGGCTCGCTGGAAGAACTGCAGGAGTCCCCGGTGCTGCGCGCGCTCTATGGCGCGGCGGCCCGTGTCTTCGAGGCCTTCCAGCTCGGAGGCCTGCGCGGCGACGTGAAGGCCCGGCGCGATCCCGGTGCCGCCCACTACTTCCAGGCCCACACCTTCTCGGGCGATGCGTGCGACCTGGACGTGGTGCTGCTCGATCTGCGCAGCGGCCGGACGAGCCGGACTCTCGCCAGCGGCAAGCTCGACCACACCATCCTCTCGGAAGCTCAGTGGGCGGCGTTCGACGCCTGGCGCAAGGAGCACACCGCTCGCGCCACGCAGCGGAACAAGCCTCGGCACGTGTTGATCATCTCCTCCATCCCCATCGTCTACATGCGCTTCCGTCCGGGCGTGGAGTCCGGCGCCGCGCTGGTCGACAAGCGGGATGACCTGCTGGACCAGTGGGAGTCGGTCATCCACCGCGGCGAGCGGACGCGGCTGATGATGAACCTCTTCGAGCTGGCGAAGGACTCGTGCTGCTCGGTGACGGTGCTGTCCGGGGATGCGCACGTGGGCTCGCGGGCGCTGATCCGCTCGCGCAACGTGCGGCACCTGCACCCAGGGCACGCCGAGGTCTACCTGGAGCAGGTCACCTCCTCGGGCATCGTCCACCCGCCGCCCTCGGCGCTGGAGCTGATGGGGATGCGCGCCCTGGCCAACGATGTGCCGGAGGAGCTGCCTGGGCACCTGCGCACGGAGCTGCTGCCCGTGGGCGGAGACCTGTACCTGCGCGAGCGCAACTGGATCTCCCTGCGCGTCACCGAGGGGCAGTCGAGCCGCTCGCCCAAGCTCTGGCTCAAGTGGGAGGCCGAGCACACCCACGTCGACGTGCAGGTGGTGGTGGAGCCCCCCGCGCGCCGTGCCTAG
- a CDS encoding M16 family metallopeptidase encodes MRRLFLALSVLALAACATTPQPEPTKDSTPAPQAEAPKADAEAFRAKMPTPGKSPDLVLPTFEQEKLDNGMTVIVNSRRDLPLVFIGVSFANGTAQDPAGQGGLADLTYKMLLEGAGGKDTVTLDNAFADLGVSPATRVEPDGATVGVRVLSRNADKALALLADVARRPTFAQKDFDRRKKQQLADLVRRLGTPFFLGQQAYLEAVFGSAHPYGHPGSGVPATVDKLTLQDVKRFYQKNVGPKASALVVVGDVTQQQAVEWAKKYFGDWKGDAVAAPAPAAPAAPPREALRVVYKPGLEQTFILVGRPGVAVGHSDEYPLDLATTVFGGFFGSRLNMNLREAKGYTYGAGASSDARLGVGPLTAYSQVRANVTGPALAEFVRELTDIKSRPISSKELEAAREGLIRSYPGIFETVEGVGLNAAQLFLKRRPMDEFRKQVDGLEKATPAEVQRVAEAYLNPAAMQIILVGDPDIIQQQVAPLNLGKITPMDVAGSGTPAPGAAGKK; translated from the coding sequence ATGCGCCGCCTCTTCCTCGCACTCTCCGTCCTCGCGCTGGCCGCGTGCGCCACCACTCCGCAGCCGGAGCCCACGAAGGACTCCACTCCGGCTCCCCAGGCCGAGGCCCCCAAGGCCGACGCCGAGGCCTTCCGCGCGAAGATGCCCACGCCGGGCAAGTCGCCGGACCTGGTGCTGCCCACCTTCGAGCAGGAGAAGCTCGATAACGGGATGACGGTCATCGTGAACTCGCGCCGCGACCTGCCGCTCGTGTTCATCGGCGTGTCCTTCGCCAACGGCACCGCGCAGGACCCCGCGGGGCAGGGCGGCCTGGCGGACCTCACCTATAAGATGTTGCTGGAGGGCGCGGGCGGGAAGGACACCGTCACCCTGGACAACGCCTTCGCGGACCTCGGCGTGTCCCCCGCCACGCGCGTGGAGCCGGATGGGGCCACCGTGGGCGTGCGCGTGCTGTCGCGCAACGCGGACAAGGCCCTGGCGCTGCTGGCGGACGTGGCGCGCCGGCCCACCTTCGCGCAGAAGGACTTTGACCGGCGCAAGAAGCAGCAGCTCGCGGACCTGGTGCGGCGGCTCGGCACCCCGTTCTTCCTGGGGCAGCAGGCGTACCTGGAGGCCGTGTTCGGCTCGGCGCACCCCTATGGGCACCCGGGCTCGGGCGTGCCCGCCACGGTGGACAAGCTCACCCTGCAGGACGTGAAGCGCTTCTACCAGAAGAACGTGGGCCCCAAGGCCTCGGCGCTCGTGGTGGTGGGAGACGTCACCCAGCAGCAGGCCGTGGAGTGGGCGAAGAAGTACTTCGGCGACTGGAAGGGTGACGCCGTGGCCGCCCCGGCTCCGGCCGCTCCCGCCGCGCCGCCTCGCGAGGCCCTGCGCGTGGTCTACAAGCCCGGTCTGGAGCAGACCTTCATCCTGGTGGGCCGCCCCGGCGTCGCCGTAGGCCACTCGGACGAGTACCCGCTGGACCTGGCCACCACCGTGTTCGGTGGGTTCTTCGGCAGCCGGCTCAACATGAACCTGCGCGAGGCCAAGGGCTACACCTACGGCGCAGGCGCCAGCTCCGACGCGCGGCTGGGCGTGGGACCGCTCACCGCCTACTCCCAGGTGCGCGCCAATGTTACCGGCCCCGCGCTCGCCGAGTTCGTCCGCGAGCTGACCGACATCAAGTCGCGGCCCATCTCCTCCAAGGAGCTGGAGGCCGCTCGCGAGGGGCTCATCCGCTCCTACCCCGGCATCTTCGAGACGGTGGAGGGCGTGGGGCTGAACGCGGCCCAGCTGTTCCTCAAGCGCCGGCCGATGGATGAGTTCCGCAAGCAGGTGGATGGCCTGGAGAAGGCCACCCCCGCCGAGGTGCAGCGCGTCGCCGAGGCCTACCTCAACCCGGCCGCCATGCAGATCATCCTCGTGGGGGATCCGGACATCATCCAGCAGCAGGTGGCACCGCTGAACCTCGGCAAGATTACGCCGATGGATGTGGCGGGCAGCGGAACTCCGGCTCCGGGTGCGGCTGGGAAGAAGTAG